A window of Pyrus communis chromosome 3, drPyrComm1.1, whole genome shotgun sequence genomic DNA:
ATGTGAGTGTGCTTGGCAagggagagaaaggagaggTGAATGAGAGAGATGAGTGAggtgaaaaagaaaggaaagaaataatAGAGAGAATAAGGGAACTCATGACATAAAAGAACTCCCTAGAAAAATGGGGAATTTGCCACATGTCGGCCTGGAAATGGTCAAAAGTGGAGAAATATCTTCAATtgtgaaattacaaaaatgcccttgacATTTGAAAATTTGTAGAAGCTTTGTTTTAGCTTTGAATTTGATTCCATTTGCACTCACGCGTTCGTATCGAAGAATactatgtgaataaattaaaagaaaatttcctACATGTCAACGGACGAGAGTTAACGAAAATCAACGCTTTTGTCGTTAGGGgtattttcataatttaattgattaaaaCGTAAAAATTTAAGACGGGTCGTTACAATAGAAGTATTGAGAGCATGAAAGGATGATGACCAGTTATATCTCTTTGCTAAGAAGCAGACCATGTAGTTCATCAATTGTTATGGATCCAAGTTGAAATTGTATAGCATCAACGAAAGAATCAAACTCAGGAGGGAGGCCATGAAAAGTGACAAAGATCAATTCTGAATCTTCAACTGGAGAACCAGCACTAGCAAGGGCATCAGGAATTACCTCAATTTGTTGAAGATATTGAGCAGCAGTGGAATCACCTTTGGTAAGATTACGAATGCGAGATCAAAGCTCATGGATGTGAGGTTGAAAAGCTATGGCAAGTCTTGATTCCAATTTTTCCCAGAGCTTAAGAGCTGAATTCACACCAACTATATGTGGAATTAGGGATTCAGAGAGCGTTAAGTTGATCTAAATGAGAATATTTATCATTCTCATACCAAGAAACATAGGCAGGATTGATGATGCGATTTCCCAAAGAATCAAGAAGAAATTGAGGAGGAGCCGTCATAGATCATCAATGAGACCTGTAAGGTTGTAAGGACAAAAAATTTGAGCAAAAAGAGCACTCTAGGTCAAGTAATTGGTTGTGGTGAGCTTGATTGGAACCATGGATCCAATGTTCTGGATCGTGATTGAGGCAGAGATagaagaattagggtttggagGTGTAGTCGGAAGAGGATGAACTAGAGAAGTCAATTTCGACAAAGGAGATGCAGAAGTTGCCATTGCCTAGAGATTGGTGACTGAAGATCAAAGAACACGATCACAATCGAAGAAACGATGaagaaatcataaaagaaaGTTATAGAAAGAAGCGAGAGATTTGGGATCGAGGAAAGAGAAGTCATGAGACCAAAAGGCGTGTGATACCATATTTGATAAAATATGATTTCATTTTATGAAAGAATAATGTTACACTTTGAGTATTTATACACAAGTATCTTGTAACTATAACTactaagggaaaaaaaatataacaaactaACAGATTCCTTAACCActaagtaatatatatatatatatatatatgtatgtgtatatatatatatatatatatatgtatgtatgtatggatGTATATAGATGTTGTAGTTACAATATTGCTCTTTATACTCAAAACGCATTTTAGATGTTTTATTGTGTGGGACCTGGTAATACATCatgaaaattagtttttattcATTTGTTAAAAAGATTGGGTCCTACAAATATTAATTGCATAAGAAAAAACATATTAATTGGAGcacaagaaaatttgaaattgccACGTAAGTCTTTAAATTTacatttgacattttttttgaCATTTCTATTGGAGATGCTATTCGTATTAAAATTGGACCTGTGTTGTATGGACCAAATGTTGATGATATATATCATCATTTGTCATGTTGATAAATTTTTCTGTCTGCTCAACCCACGATGTGTCATTTCAGTGGATGAAGGATTGTGGCCTTTCCTTCATCCAATCTCGATGTTTTCTGTACTGGGGATGCTTTGGATAATGATCATATCAAAAATCTTCTTGGCTCGACTCTTGAGTGAGTTCTGGAATGAGGCTTTGCCTTTTCTTGATGATCGGTTCGTGTTCACTCATACACTCAAGCGAGAAGTGAGATGAAGGAATGTGTCTTCACTGCAGGGAATTGTGATAGCACCCATTGGATGATCATACCCAAATTCTTCTTCAACTTGACTCAGCAAATCCAGGAACAAAGGCTCATTCAAATATGATATTGGTATCACAAAGCGCTTCTTCTGGCTCTCCCCGACATAGACTGCAAAACAGCCTTTTGGTATATCCATGGTCTTTGAATCAGCTGTCTGGTTTGAGCTAGTTAGAGAGCGAATGAGAGTTCTCTTGGCGCTAACAATTCGAGGAAAAAGGAAACCCATGACTCTATATTCTCAAGAGGgcaaaagaagaagcaaaagatTTCAAAGAACTTGGAAAACAGAGGAAGTTTGAACTTAGTAGGAAGGTGAAGATTACCTGTGTTATTCAGGATAAACTCTGaccatatgtatatatagacgAAAGAGAGTGCAGAAGATCCTTAGGTAGGTATAGTGATTGGTGAAGAGGCACTGAGACGGGAAACAATGAGGGAGACACGAGCGTGTGAGCAATCACATGGGGTTTGTCATCTTTCTCATGTAACGCAATCCTCTGAAAGATTTCTCACGAAACTCTTCCCTACCACATATGTATAACAAACAACACGGACCACCAAATGTGATTCCGTCCCAAAGAATCGTGTGGGTTAGGTAAGAGGCATATATGATTGAGACCGGCACTTGTCTACGTGACCACCAATTCAAACTGCTGATTAATTGGACTAGTACTAATTAGGTCGACTAATAAATTGCATTTACTCACTCAACGAAGACACCAATGGCACTCCACACTTCATGGCTCTACCCTAAGGGGCCAAACCAAAATCCACCCCTAGCATGTGGGCTTGTTGTTTCATCTAGTATCCCGTCGATCTCAACAAGCTTTGGAggtgttttcttttattttggcAATCTAGAAGATTCCATGAGACAGTAACCAACAAATTGTACTGATTTAATGTTCGACCACCATTTGAAGCTAAATATCAGTAGACCTGAAATAGGAAATATGTAATTGCCTACCGGACTCTTGAAAGAGCAATTTACAGGAAAAAGTTGATTAATCAGGTGAGGCAATGTTCCTGGGCTGGCTGAGAGTTTTACGTACGTAAAGTGATTCATATTGGACATGCAGTAGGTACATACTGCCCCTAACTTGTCATATTACGTCTGAAATTGTAAGATTGATGCCATCAAAAGAATGCTAATCTGGTTCTGTTAAGTAATCGTAGACAAAAGCGTCTGAAAGTCCTGTATTGAAATGAAGTCTCAAGGGTATTTTCCTATCCACACAtctctaaaatttcaaataCGTTTTGTGGTTTGCAGGTAGTCATAAAATTGGTAGGGCACAAGGTCCACCAACAAATATATACTCAATTGCTACCAAATTTTTTAGACTGCGACGGAAGACGcagccatgtgatccttcaatgCTTATGTCTCTTGTCAATCCAAACACAATTTGCTGCCATATACAACTTTTCCAGATATATTTTTCCGAGTCTATTAAGACCTGTATGTTAAGTATTACCTACTATAAGGGCTGATACATTTTTCTAATCTTTATCCTTTAATTGGTTTTTCCAGTTTTTATCATTTCCATTTAGTTGTGAACTTTGAAAGACTTTATTTGgaaaatttcagaaatttttCTACAACAATCCCAGTGTTTTTTATCTGAAAGTTGCACTGACACGGTGAAAACATTTTACCCAGTCATAGGATTTAATTATCAGATAAAAGGCAAATAGTGTAGAAATTCCCCATATTATTTATCTAGCACATATATCTGATAATTTTGAAGCCCAACACTAATACTTGAGGCACCACAGATTTATATGAAGTACGAAGTATAACCAATTGAAAGTCATTTCTTGAGAAAAATCTGTTGTTAttgataatttaattatataacaGACTACATTGTACAATTATTTTTTGAGGGACCAAAGCTAGAAGTATAATTAAAATATCAAGACAAAAAACTGGATCAAGATATAAATTTATTTCATATtctaatatattttgcacaagAGCAGCAGCAGTTTACATTTGATTGACTTAGAGCAGCcaacataaaatcaattgggTTAATTTAAATTCCCATGTCTGATACTCTGAACAGCGCCTGTGGAAAAGTTTTGAGTCATCGTTTTTGGAAAGTTGGGTTTTGTTGATTATATCTTCGTTTGTCTGCTTCATTAATTTTCTGACTTTCTTCTCAGATCACAGCTGGCTGCTTCAGTATTACTGATGGCTTCACCTCAACACAGGATGTGAGTTGATTCAGTAGATGATCGACCATAGCCTCTCCTTCATCGTAGCTCAGTGAGTTCCAAAATGAGGATCCTTTTGGACATGAAAGTGGATCGCATATTCACTTCTTTAGTGTTCGCTCACACACTTAAGCGGGAAGTGAGATGAAGGAAAGTGTATTCGCTGCAAGGTATTGTGATACCACCCATGGGATGATCATACCCAAATTCCTCTTCAGCTTGACTCAACAAATCTTGGAACAAAGGATCATTCAAGTATGATATTGGAATCACAAACCGCTTCTTCTGTCTCTCCCCAACATACACAGCAAAATAGCCTTTTGGGATATCTAAGGTCTTTGAAGCCGTCTGTTTTGAATTGGATAGAGACCGGATGAGACTTCTCTTGGCGCTAACAATTCCAGGCAACCGGAAACCCATGGATTTATGTTCTCAAGGGGATAAAAGAACTAGAAAAGGAATTAGAAGGACTTGGAAAAGGAGAATGCTTTGATTCTTAGGAAGGTGGAGATTTGAGTTGCTAATGCCATTGTGAACTTGTTGTGTATATATAGACGAAAGGGTATGCGAAAAAATCATATGGTGCATGAAATTATGGTCAAGAGGCAATGCAAAGAGAAACGATGAGGGAAACTAGCTTATACCAAATCACATGGCCCTGTCTTGCTGCTCACCTAACTCCTAACGTAACTCCTACTCCGACAGATTTTTCTGACATATCTTGTGTGGAAGCAGCATTTCCCACCTCCTCCGGATAACAACAACACAAGGTCCACTAGACATGAATTTTGTTCCAGTGGAATTATTTACGTCTGTTAGATAAGAGGCATTTTGCTTCAGACATGCCTGTTAATCACTAATCACGAATTTCTTTTTTGGATTAGGTTCCTAACCACTGGATAACCCTTTGCTGCATCCACATGTTCTCGAATAATCAATTGCTTGCACACTGGATGTTAAACAAGTGGACCAACAGTAGTGCATTCGTTATGCCCTATCAAACAAGAATTTGTGGATAAATTGTGTTTCATTGTAAACAAATTTAGAATAAATGCTACTTGACAAACAAGAACGTGTGGTGCTATGAAAATCTGGCATGGGGCCTGATGTATAAGAAGGGATGTGGCTTTTTCTATTCATCAACGAGTCAACGAAGTTCGATGTCATTTTGTTTTGCCTCTGTGTAGTCTAACCAGAAAACCGTACTATGCACATATCTAAATCCCGTTTGATAACGAAGATTATTGTTGTCTTAAGAGCCCTTATCTGTTCCAGTCAAGAAATTATGGACATATATGTCTGAAGCATGTCCTCTATTGTATTCAAAGGAAGGAAGTCACTCAAATGAAGAAGTAGCCTTTCCTGTCCACATATCTGTCTAAATATTTTCAAGTGGGGTTCCATGTTTGTAGGTTGTCATAAAAATGGTTGGGGCCAAAATGTTCACCAACAAATATACAGACTCAAAAGCTACCAAGTTCTTGAGATTGAGATGGAAGACAACACCATCTTATCCTTCCTCAAGTGCTTATGTCACACTTGCCAAACCCTAACATATTTTCTTCCATACATTTTTTCCACATTGCAGATATTTCCCTAATTCCTAAATACACCCTTTCGagtttcttatatatatatatgtatatacatacacacacactcgcgtaatatccaaaaacaaatcaagtCATCACAATTTGTACTAAATTTTTCCTCTTGTTTATTTCTAAAGTAATAACGTACACGATAACATGACTATCAGGTTTGTTGTACTAATGCATTACTTTGAAATTGCTCTTGTTGATATTATTGAATTTTGATGTATATTTGCTTGATCTaaacaattacaagatgaaacatatatatatagggaagaaaaagatcATAAGCCTAATTTTGCCTAACTTGCCTATCTTGCTTGACTAACctaacttgcctaactttgaacaagaaaattgactagcctaccattattccaacatgtttatttccTGCATTTTAACattccccctcaagttggagtgtgaATGTCGATGACACCCAACTTGCTAATTAAGACCTCAAATTGTGCCGAGCTTAGTGgtttggtgaacaagtctgcaGGTTGATTCGAGGTCCGTATGTAAGCTGTTTGCACCATTCCCATTTGAATCTTCTCACGTACTAAGTGACAATCTATCTCTATATGCTTCGTTCGTTCATGAAACACTGGGTTCGAAGCAATGTGCATGgcagcttgattatcacaaaacattGTGACTGGTTGTGCATGATTTACTTGCAAGTCCTTCAAAATGTTTCTTAGCCATATAACTTCACAACAAGTAGTAGCCATAGAACGGTATTCTGCCTCTGCACTGGAACGAGatattgtgttttgtttcttcgTTTTCCAAGATATCGGTGCTTGTCCAAGGAAGATACAATAACCGGTTATTGACCTTCTAGTGACTTTACACcgagcccaatcagcatcacaaaAGGCTTGTAGTTGTAGTGAACCTGTAGAAGGCAAAAGAATTCCCTGTCCAGGAGATTGTTTGATGTACCTGAGAACCTTATGCACCGCTTCAAGGTGTGGTTGTCGTGGCTTATCCATGAATTGGCCCAACATATTAACCACATAAGTCAGGTCAGGTCGCGTGATGGTTAAGTAAATCAGCTTCCCTACGAGTCGCCTGTATGAAGAAAGATCATGTAGGAGCGTCCCATCAGTTTGTGTAAGGGACAGGTTTGGTTCCATTGGTAATCGTGAGGGCTTCGCACCAAGGAACCCAGCATCTTCTAGTATCTCCAACGCATATTTGCGTTGGCACAAGGCAATCCCTTGTTTAGATCTTGCAACTTCTATCCCCAAAAAGTATTTGAGTTTTCCCAAATCCTTTAGTTTAAAATGTTGGGAAAGGAAGAGTttagtctcttcaatttctctcAAATTGTTACCTGCAAGTATCACGTCATCAACATACACAAGTAATGCCATGAAACTGCCTTGACGGTTTCGGACGAACAATGAGTAATCTGACCATGATTGATGAAAACCAGCAGTCTTGAGAGCACTAGACAGCTTGATAAACCATTGTCTCGaggcctgttttaaaccataaatgGATTTGTGTAATTTGCATACTCGTGTCTCCCCCTTTCGTCCGAACCCAGGAGGCAGGGACATATAAACCTCCTCGTATAAGTCACCATGCAAGAATGTGTTGTTCACATCAAGTTGATGAAGATGCCAGCCTCGTATGGAGGCAATACTCAGGAGGACACGGACGGTGGTGAGCTTGGCAACTGGAGCAAAAGTTTCCCGATAATCAAGCCCCTCAATTTGACTGTAGCCTTTAGCAACgagacgagctttgtagcgtTCAACACTGCCGTCAAGTTTAAGCTTCACCTTATAGATCCATTTGCAACCGATGGGATGTTTGTGAGGTGGTAAGGGCACAAGAGTCCAAGTGCGATTGTCATGAAGGGCAACAATCTCTTTTTGCATGGCGTCACGCCATTTTGGATCCTGAACAGCCTGCGAAAAACTGGTGGGTTCTTTGATAATGGTGAGGGTGGTGAGAAAGGTTTTGTGAGTGGGGGATACATGGTCATAAGATAAATAATGAGATATGGGGTGAGATGTACCTGATGACTGGACCATGCTTGTGGAAGATGTGGGAGCAACACGGGAAGGGAGGGCCACCTCAACATGAAAGTCCTGCAAAAATGTGGAAGTTTTGGTCGGTCGAGTGCTACGACGGAGTGGAGATGGTTGGTCTGGTGATGGAGTGGTTGGAGGTGGTGAAGAGTGTAGAGTATGTGTAGGGTATGTGGAGGTGGGGAAGAGTGGTGAAGGTGTTGATAAAGTATCTGGTGGTGGAGTTGTAGTAGGTAAAGGAGATGAGAGTGGTGTGATGTCGGTAAGTGTGGGAGAGGTGGTGTTTATGTCTTCGGGTGCAAGGCTTGAGTGCGACTCAATGGGAGAGGTCAAGTCAAACGTGATGGATGAGGGTGTAATGTTTGATGGAGACGGGGCAGCGGAAGTGGTATGATTTTGGaatggaaaatgattttcaaaaaaaacaacatCCCTAGAAACAAAAGTCTTATTGTGTTTTATATCAAACAATTTATAACCCTTTTGACCATAAGGATACCCAAGAAAAATGCATTGGATTGCACGGGGGTCGAATTTAGAGGGCCTTTGGGCGTGTGTAGAAGCAAAACATAAACTACCGAAAACCTTTAAATGGGAATAGTAAGGTGTTTTACCTTGGAGAAGTGGAGTGGGTGTTTTATTGATGAGGTAAGCTGAGGTTAAGATTGCATCcccccaaaaacgttttggcAAACAAGCTTGAAAGAGCAAAGCCCGAGCATCATTGAGCAAATGTCGGTGTTTACGTTCGgaaacaccattttgttgtggtgtgttgacaCAACTAGATTGATGTATGATGCCTTTGAGAGCATAAAATTGCTCAAGCTTAAACTCAGGGCCATTGTCACTTCGTATGATTTGAACTCTGGTATTGAATTGAGTCTCAATCATTTGAATGAATCCGACTAAAATGTCTTTTGTGTCAGATTTATGTTTCATCAAATAAACCCAAGTGCTTCTAGTGTAGTCATCTACGATGGTAAGGAAATACTTGGCACCTGAAATAGAAGCAACTTGATAACCACCCCAAATATCAATAtgcaataaaacaaaacatgatttGGTAGAAATAGAGCTCAAAGGAAAGGGTAATCTTGTTTGTTTGGCCAATGGgcaaattaaacatttttccAAATCACAAGCCTTATTGTTAAATAAAGGTAATAACGAAGTGGCTTTATGAGATGGGTGTCCTAGGCGTTAGTGCCAAAGCTTTGGTGAGACGGTTTGAATATTGTTGCATGTTCCTTTCTTTGATGGGTCGAGGTAGTAAAGTCCATCCCTTTCAGTTCctgtcccaatcatcttccccgagCGAAGGTCCTGAATGACACAAAATTGGTGAAGAAAATGGTGACATATAAGGAATCATAGGCTAGTTTACTGATAGATATTAAATTCAACCTAAAGAACGGCACACATAGGACATTTTTAAGGATAAGATTATGAGAGAAAACAACTTGTCCAATGTGAGTGACTTTGGCAACGGAACCATCTGGCAGTTCAACTGTATGATTTTCAACAGCTCGTGAGTGTGTAAGGAGACTAGGACTGCAAACTATGTGATCCGTGGCACCACTGTCCAGGATCCAAATACTTTTGGTTCCTTTACATGGAAAAGAAAAGGCTTAACCTGAAAGTTCTTCATGACTAGGAGGATTACTGACTTGATTGGCAAATGATGATTTGTTCTTGTTCAACATCTGAAGGATTTGCTTGCAGTCCTCCTGAGAGAACAGGAAATTAGGCACTGTCTCTTGCTTGTTACTTTGTGAAACTTGATTGCCCTTTGAAGAAAAGAGACGATTGGATTCGGTCTCTGTGGCTGCTTTTCGTTTTCGACAGAAATCGAAGATGTGGCCTTTCCATCCGCAAAAAGTGCACTTGAAATGTGCACGACAATTTTTGGTGATGTGATTGGTTTTATTGCACTTTCCACATCGCATCTCCTTGTCTTCAGGTGTAGGTTCTCGCGACAGATTCTTCACCGCAAAGACAGCAGTTTCTAGTTGTGTGCTTTTCCCATTGGAAACCTCTGCCTGGCGTTCATGTCGAAGGACCAATGCATATGCCTTGTTCACCGTAGGCAGTGGTTCGAGAAGAAGAGTATTGCTTCGAACCGTAGCATACGATTCGTTCAGTCCCATAAGGAACTTCATGGTTTTCTGAGTTTCAACATATGAGTTCATCTCATTCTTTGTTCCACAACTGCATGCTGGAATGGAACACAAAGTATCACGTTCATCCCATAAACTTTTAAGTTTAGTGAAGTAAGAACTTACACTCATATTGCTTTGGACGCAATCATGGATCTCGTTCTCAACATAGAACAGCTGAACTATATTCACATGTGAGAACCTCTCCTGCAGATCGGTCCACATTTGTCGAGCATCCTTGTAGTTGATGACACTCCCTGAAATCTCCTTTGACATGGAGCCTAGTAGCCATGTCTTGACCAAGTTGTTGCAGCGATTCCATTGCTGCAGCTCCTCAAAATTATCCTTACTTGGTTTGTTGATCGTcccatcaacaaaaccaagtttGTTCTTGACCGTTAAGGCCATACTCATGGATTGAACCCATGTGTTGTAGTTGTCTTCCACCAATGGTTGTGGTACGAGGATTGCACCAGGTTGATCCGAGTGGTGGAGATAGAGCGGGTGGTTGGGACTTTCCCATTTTGAATGAGAGGCCATGCCTAGAATGGTTGACCTCGTGGCTGCTTTAGAGCTGTGTTTtgtggttttattttattttatttattttttttttcagatcacagctctgataccatattgaattttgATGTATATTTGCTTAATCTaaacaattacaagatgaaacatatatatatagggaagaaaaagatcataagcctaattttgcctaacttacctatcttgcttgactaacctaacttgcctaactttgaatAAGAAATTTGACTAGCCTACCATTattccaacatgtttatttccTGCATTTTAACAGATATTATTATTTGTCAAAGAGAACAAAAAAAGATGTACATGCTctaaaagaaaaagatggaaaattttgtttattttttattttttattttttcaattatttttaagaATGAAATTACTTAATTATCCTTACATGTTGTATACATGTTTCGATTTAATAAGAatttatatcaaatatataaaaatttaaatgataAGGAGGAAATCGgctaaaaaattagtttaatcCTTAATTTTTTAGTAGAAAAgtttagaaaaaagaaattgaaaactaaGTGAAAATTTAAGAGAGAAATCGAGTGTTactctaaatatttttagcTTTTACACGCACAATTGGGGATGGTATTACTACCCTCCACACGGCCCAGCTTCATTGGGTGAAAGTACGGACTAACTTGAAGCACGTTGTACAGGATAACTCCCTCCTGGAAAACCACGGAGCCTCGAGACCGTACTCTGCAACTTCGCGGGAAGAAACCCTAGTTTCTTGATTGCGCCACAGAAGAAAGTGCTTTTCACAAAGACATGAACAATAGTTCCTCTTCCACAATGCACGGTCCAGATCAACCTGAAATAAGTGGGCCTGCGCCTGCGCCTAAATCTCTGCGCACGAAAATGGGCAAACCGGAAGACAGTGAAAAGAAGGtaattttcttgttcaatttcaaatttttactaTTACCCACTTCCTAATTTACCAAAACAAGGATACCcagaagtgcttttggaaataGTTCTGATCCGCAACTTCAACACTCTGTTTTGAGATTGATTTGATTTCCCAATGTATAATGTGTTTAGTGCCTTGTTATGGATCATGAGACTGgactttttgaaagaaaaaaaaaaatcttttaactGTTCTttttatgaatttgaatttttgccCAGCATTCTAATTACcagaatttaaatttgaattgtagctctttttttttttttttttttttcattgtattGCTTTTCATGTAACTTTGTGTAGATTTTTCATAAGAAACTCAAAGATGTTGAGATTAGTGTTCCGATAGTGTATGGCAATATTGCATTCTGGCTCGGTAAGAAGGCGAACGAGTAAGTATTGTTTTAATGGCGGTAGATTTATTGGCTTGTTGAATTACTTACATGAGGACTGGAATATCAGAGTTAATTTTGTGATATCTAATTAGGTACCAATCACACAAGTGGACTGTGTACGTTCGTGGGGCAACCAATGAGGATCTTGGAGTGGTGATAAAACGTGCTGTTTTTCAGCTGCATTCCAGTTTCAATAATCCCACAAGGGTGGTTGAGTCACCACCATTTGAATTGTCAGAATGTGGCTGGGGTGAATTTGAAATCGCCATTACGCTTTTCTTCCACAGTGATGTTTGTGATAAGCCATTAAACTTGTGAGTTGCTTTGAATATTAAATTTATGTGATTTACTTGGCATTTGGCTGTCTAGTTTTGTGTTTGATACTGTCTGTGTTCTTTGCATTTGTACCAAGTCCTCAACAATGGAATAGTATATTTAAATGGTTAAACCTAGCTGGAGAGAAGCAACTTTGTCTTTTAATTTCCAACGTCGATATGTTCATTGTCTATCTGAGTAGTTAACAGAAACCTTCCAGCAACACATCCTGCTTTATATGTGGAAACTATA
This region includes:
- the LOC137729988 gene encoding indole-3-acetic acid-induced protein ARG7-like, producing MGFRLPGIVSAKRSLIRSLSNSKQTASKTLDIPKGYFAVYVGERQKKRFVIPISYLNDPLFQDLLSQAEEEFGYDHPMGGITIPCSEYTFLHLTSRLSV
- the LOC137728105 gene encoding uncharacterized protein codes for the protein MASHSKWESPNHPLYLHHSDQPGAILVPQPLVEDNYNTWVQSMSMALTVKNKLGFVDGTINKPSKDNFEELQQWNRCNNLVKTWLLGSMSKEISGSVINYKDARQMWTDLQERFSHVNIVQLFYVENEIHDCVQSNMSVSSYFTKLKSLWDERDTLCSIPACSCGTKNEMNSYVETQKTMKFLMGLNESYATVRSNTLLLEPLPTVNKAYALVLRHERQAEVSNGKSTQLETAVFAVKNLSREPTPEDKEMRCGKCNKTNHITKNCRAHFKCTFCGWKGHIFDFCRKRKAATETESNRLFSSKGNQVSQSNKQETVPNFLFSQEDCKQILQMLNKNKSSFANQVSNPPSHEELSG
- the LOC137729990 gene encoding transcription initiation factor TFIID subunit 14b-like, whose protein sequence is MNNSSSSTMHGPDQPEISGPAPAPKSLRTKMGKPEDSEKKIFHKKLKDVEISVPIVYGNIAFWLGKKANEYQSHKWTVYVRGATNEDLGVVIKRAVFQLHSSFNNPTRVVESPPFELSECGWGEFEIAITLFFHSDVCDKPLNLFHHLKLYPADESGPMSTKKPVVVESYDEIVFPEPSEAFLARVQNQPAVVVPRLPAGVALPPPVPVEDPSNRKRGDTKDHPLCQWFTNFSEADELLRLATARQQVQTHIAKFRREITLIEGQHQQVNSVSDQ